One genomic segment of Hippoglossus hippoglossus isolate fHipHip1 chromosome 22, fHipHip1.pri, whole genome shotgun sequence includes these proteins:
- the msh4 gene encoding mutS protein homolog 4 isoform X1 — MLTLDNSTEEVTTGGDASDSGQTWAASPVDRGGLNEATSHGPRSTSSISSGSSRQSLDGGCSSSGLRATLPPTGPGKLMEELAGQFHHGVAVGRINPSVVATTSDSSSFRSHVGTPRLRRTPGAAGTHPAQTPLTDHTATSCSSATTPSAASVIVAVVEGRGLARGEIGMASLNLKCPELVLCQFADTGTYAKVITKIHILVPLEILMPDTASEKGKGTKLFKLITENFPCVAFTAIQRKYFNERKGLEYIQQLCAPEFGTVLMEVQAKYYCLAAAAALLKYLEFIQNSVYAAKSLKVSFKGSEQTTMIDSASATNLELVVNNRDHRSEHSLLGVLNHTKTPGGARRLRSNILEPLVDVDTINIRLDAVHELLQDEDLFFGLKNAIGHFLDIDQLLSVLVQIPKQETVQVAEAKITHVIQLKHTLDLVPRLRMVLKNCNTALLKAYSTSLEDTRFDLILEQIKTVINDDTTYLKGSLNMRTQKCYAVRPNVNEFLDIARRAYTEIVDDIAGLVNQMGEKYGFPMRTSFSTARGFFIQMKLEGVVLPGGNLPPEFIKVSKLKNNYGFTTADLMKMNDRCDEALREIFHISYVVICQLLSTVHEHIHCLYKLSDAVSMLDMLLSLANACTISDYVRPEFTDTLAIKQGRHPILERMAGQQPVSNNSYISEGSNFVIITGPNMSGKSTYLKQVALCQIMAQIGSFVPADYASFRVADQIFTRIGVDDDFETNSSTFMLEMKEISYIIHNASDRSLIIIDELGRGTGAEEGIGLCHSVCEFLLGLKAFTLFATHFLELCQLESLYPNVENQHMEVQHTRSVDTDDESVVYTYLLSRGCSEERHYGLRAAEMTALPSSLIQEAKIIASNVSQQLLAKHHSDPETQRQRAVYHLATRLLQAARNSRLDPDSLRMYLKGLRKQYEAELQAAGQPESMDTEEE; from the exons ATGCTAACATTAGACAA CAGCACGGAGGAGGTGACAACCGGCGGTGACGCCTCAGACAGCGGACAGACCTGGGCGGCGTCCCCGGTGGACAGAGGCGGACTGAACGAAGCCACCTCACACGGTCcccgctccacctcctccatctcctccggctcATCCCGTCAGAGTTTAGATGGAGGCTGCTCGAGCTCCGGCCTCAGAGCCACACTCCCTCCAACCGGCCCAGGTAAACTGATGGAGGAGTTAGCAG GTCAGTTTCATCATGGCGTCGCGGTGGGGAGGATAAATCCATCAGTGGTTGCAACCACTTCGGACAGCTCCTCCTTCCGCAGCCATGTAGGAACACCCAGACTGAGAAGGACCCCTGGGGCCGCAGGCACACATCCTGCACAGACACCACTTACTGATCACACTG CAACAAGTTGCTCCTCTGCGACAACaccctctgctgcctctgtgatTGTAGCAGTGGTTGAAGGGCGTGGTTTGGCCAGGGGAGAGATCGGCATGGCCAGTCTCAACTTGAAATGTCCAGAGCTCGTACTTTGTCAGTTTGCAGACACTGGGACGTATGCCAAG GTCATAACCAAGATTCACATCCTGGTGCCTCTGGAGATACTGATGCCAGACACGGCGAGTGAGAAGGGAAAAGGGACCAAGCTGTTCAAACTCATCACTGAGAACTTTCCG tgtgttgctTTCACTGCGATCCAAAGGAAGTATTTCAATGAGAGAAAAGGACTGGAGTACATTCAGCAGCTGTGCGCTCCAGAATTTGGCACCGTCCTCATGGAAGTGCAAGCTAA ATATTATTGCctggcagctgcagctgctttgcTGAAATACTTAGAGTTCATCCAGAACTCTGTCTATGCTGCCAAGTCTCTTAAAGTGAGCTTTAAAGGGAGTGAGCAGACAACCATGATAGACTCAGCCTCTGCCACTAACTTGGAGCTGGTGGTCAATAACAGAGACCACAG GAGCGAACATTCTCTTTTAGGAGTGCTTAACCACACAAAAACCCCTGGTGGTGCTAGAAGACTACGCTCCAACATTCTGGAGCCTCTGGTCGATGTGGACACCATTAACATACGACTGGACGCTGTGCATGAGCTGCTACAGGACGAGGATCTCTTCTTCGGCCTGAAAAATG CCATCGGTCATTTCCTTGACATTGACCAGCTGCTCTCGGTTCTCGTCCAAATCCCAAAGCAGGAAACA GTTCAGGTTGCTGAAGCAAAGATCACACATGTCattcagctgaaacacacattGGATCTGGTGCCAAGGTTAAGG ATGGTGTTGAAGAACTGCAACACAGCTCTACTTAAAGCATACAGCACCTCACTGGAAGACACCAG GTTTGACTTGATCCTAGAGCAGATCAAGACAGTGATTAATGACGACACGACCTACCTGAAGGGGAGTCTGAACATGCGCACTCAGAAGTGTTACGCCGTGCGCCCCAATGTCAACGAGTTCCTCGACATTGCCCGCAGAGCCTACACCGAGATAGTGGACGACATTGCCG GGCTAGTGAACCAAATGGGGGAGAAATACGGCTTTCCAATGCGAACCAGCTTCAGCACAGCTCGAGGATTCTTCATCCAGATGAAGCTTGAAGGTGTGGTTCTGCCTGGAGGGAATCTGCCGCCAGAGTTCATCAAG GTTTCCAAGCTCAAGAACAACTACGGCTTCACCACTGCAGACCTGATGAAGATGAACGACCGCTGCGATGAGGCCCTGAGGGAGATCTTTCATATTTCTTATGT GGTGATATGTCAACTGCTGAGCACCGTCCACGAGCACATCCACTGTCTGTACAAGCTCTCTGATGCTGTCTCCATGCTGGACATGCTGCTGTCTCTGGCTAACGCATGCACCATCTCAGACTATG TGCGTCCAGAGTTCACAGACACTCTGGCAATAAAGCAGGGTCGTCACCCCATACTGGAGCGAATGGCTGGACAGCAGCCTGTATCGAACAATAGTTACATCTCCGAGGGCAGCAACTTTGTCATCATCACTGGACCCAACATGAGTGGCAAGTCCACCTACCTCAAACAGGTGGCGCTGTGTCAGATCATGGCTCAAATAG GATCTTTCGTTCCGGCTGACTACGCCTCTTTTCGTGTTGCTGATCAGATCTTTACCAGAATTGGTGTCGACGATGATTTTGAAACTAACTCTTCCACcttcatgttggaaatgaaagaa ATCTCTTACATCATCCACAATGCAAGTGACAGGTCCCTGATCATCATAGATGAGCTGGGACGTGGTACCGGTGCTGAAGAGGGCATTGGCCTCTGTCACTCAGTGTGTGAGTTCCTCCTCGGTCTCAAG GCGTTCACCCTGTTTGCTACACACTTTCTTGAGCTGTGTCAACTGGAGTCTCTTTACCCAAACGTGGAGAACCAGCACATGGAGGTTCAGCACACGCGCAGTGTTGACACTGACGATGAGAGTGTGGTGTACACGTATCTGCTGAGTCGAGGATGCTCCGAGGAGAGGCACTATG GtctgagagcagcagaaatGACTGCCCTCCCTTCAAGTTTAATCCAAGAGGCAAAGATAATAGCCTCTAATGTCAGCCAGCAGCTCTTG GCCAAACATCATAGTGATCcagaaacacagaggcagagagctGTGTACCACCTGGCCACTCGCCTCCTGCAGGCTGCCAGGAACTCCAGACTGGACCCAGACAGCCTGCGGATGTATCTGAAAGGCCTGAGGAAGCAGTAtgaggcagagctgcaggccGCGGGGCAGCCAGAGTCAatggacacagaggaggagtga
- the msh4 gene encoding mutS protein homolog 4 isoform X3 has translation MLTLDNSTEEVTTGGDASDSGQTWAASPVDRGGLNEATSHGPRSTSSISSGSSRQSLDGGCSSSGLRATLPPTGPGQFHHGVAVGRINPSVVATTSDSSSFRSHVGTPRLRRTPGAAGTHPAQTPLTDHTATSCSSATTPSAASVIVAVVEGRGLARGEIGMASLNLKCPELVLCQFADTGTYAKVITKIHILVPLEILMPDTASEKGKGTKLFKLITENFPCVAFTAIQRKYFNERKGLEYIQQLCAPEFGTVLMEVQAKYYCLAAAAALLKYLEFIQNSVYAAKSLKVSFKGSEQTTMIDSASATNLELVVNNRDHRSEHSLLGVLNHTKTPGGARRLRSNILEPLVDVDTINIRLDAVHELLQDEDLFFGLKNAIGHFLDIDQLLSVLVQIPKQETVQVAEAKITHVIQLKHTLDLVPRLRMVLKNCNTALLKAYSTSLEDTRFDLILEQIKTVINDDTTYLKGSLNMRTQKCYAVRPNVNEFLDIARRAYTEIVDDIAGLVNQMGEKYGFPMRTSFSTARGFFIQMKLEGVVLPGGNLPPEFIKVSKLKNNYGFTTADLMKMNDRCDEALREIFHISYVVICQLLSTVHEHIHCLYKLSDAVSMLDMLLSLANACTISDYVRPEFTDTLAIKQGRHPILERMAGQQPVSNNSYISEGSNFVIITGPNMSGKSTYLKQVALCQIMAQIGSFVPADYASFRVADQIFTRIGVDDDFETNSSTFMLEMKEISYIIHNASDRSLIIIDELGRGTGAEEGIGLCHSVCEFLLGLKAFTLFATHFLELCQLESLYPNVENQHMEVQHTRSVDTDDESVVYTYLLSRGCSEERHYGLRAAEMTALPSSLIQEAKIIASNVSQQLLAKHHSDPETQRQRAVYHLATRLLQAARNSRLDPDSLRMYLKGLRKQYEAELQAAGQPESMDTEEE, from the exons ATGCTAACATTAGACAA CAGCACGGAGGAGGTGACAACCGGCGGTGACGCCTCAGACAGCGGACAGACCTGGGCGGCGTCCCCGGTGGACAGAGGCGGACTGAACGAAGCCACCTCACACGGTCcccgctccacctcctccatctcctccggctcATCCCGTCAGAGTTTAGATGGAGGCTGCTCGAGCTCCGGCCTCAGAGCCACACTCCCTCCAACCGGCCCAG GTCAGTTTCATCATGGCGTCGCGGTGGGGAGGATAAATCCATCAGTGGTTGCAACCACTTCGGACAGCTCCTCCTTCCGCAGCCATGTAGGAACACCCAGACTGAGAAGGACCCCTGGGGCCGCAGGCACACATCCTGCACAGACACCACTTACTGATCACACTG CAACAAGTTGCTCCTCTGCGACAACaccctctgctgcctctgtgatTGTAGCAGTGGTTGAAGGGCGTGGTTTGGCCAGGGGAGAGATCGGCATGGCCAGTCTCAACTTGAAATGTCCAGAGCTCGTACTTTGTCAGTTTGCAGACACTGGGACGTATGCCAAG GTCATAACCAAGATTCACATCCTGGTGCCTCTGGAGATACTGATGCCAGACACGGCGAGTGAGAAGGGAAAAGGGACCAAGCTGTTCAAACTCATCACTGAGAACTTTCCG tgtgttgctTTCACTGCGATCCAAAGGAAGTATTTCAATGAGAGAAAAGGACTGGAGTACATTCAGCAGCTGTGCGCTCCAGAATTTGGCACCGTCCTCATGGAAGTGCAAGCTAA ATATTATTGCctggcagctgcagctgctttgcTGAAATACTTAGAGTTCATCCAGAACTCTGTCTATGCTGCCAAGTCTCTTAAAGTGAGCTTTAAAGGGAGTGAGCAGACAACCATGATAGACTCAGCCTCTGCCACTAACTTGGAGCTGGTGGTCAATAACAGAGACCACAG GAGCGAACATTCTCTTTTAGGAGTGCTTAACCACACAAAAACCCCTGGTGGTGCTAGAAGACTACGCTCCAACATTCTGGAGCCTCTGGTCGATGTGGACACCATTAACATACGACTGGACGCTGTGCATGAGCTGCTACAGGACGAGGATCTCTTCTTCGGCCTGAAAAATG CCATCGGTCATTTCCTTGACATTGACCAGCTGCTCTCGGTTCTCGTCCAAATCCCAAAGCAGGAAACA GTTCAGGTTGCTGAAGCAAAGATCACACATGTCattcagctgaaacacacattGGATCTGGTGCCAAGGTTAAGG ATGGTGTTGAAGAACTGCAACACAGCTCTACTTAAAGCATACAGCACCTCACTGGAAGACACCAG GTTTGACTTGATCCTAGAGCAGATCAAGACAGTGATTAATGACGACACGACCTACCTGAAGGGGAGTCTGAACATGCGCACTCAGAAGTGTTACGCCGTGCGCCCCAATGTCAACGAGTTCCTCGACATTGCCCGCAGAGCCTACACCGAGATAGTGGACGACATTGCCG GGCTAGTGAACCAAATGGGGGAGAAATACGGCTTTCCAATGCGAACCAGCTTCAGCACAGCTCGAGGATTCTTCATCCAGATGAAGCTTGAAGGTGTGGTTCTGCCTGGAGGGAATCTGCCGCCAGAGTTCATCAAG GTTTCCAAGCTCAAGAACAACTACGGCTTCACCACTGCAGACCTGATGAAGATGAACGACCGCTGCGATGAGGCCCTGAGGGAGATCTTTCATATTTCTTATGT GGTGATATGTCAACTGCTGAGCACCGTCCACGAGCACATCCACTGTCTGTACAAGCTCTCTGATGCTGTCTCCATGCTGGACATGCTGCTGTCTCTGGCTAACGCATGCACCATCTCAGACTATG TGCGTCCAGAGTTCACAGACACTCTGGCAATAAAGCAGGGTCGTCACCCCATACTGGAGCGAATGGCTGGACAGCAGCCTGTATCGAACAATAGTTACATCTCCGAGGGCAGCAACTTTGTCATCATCACTGGACCCAACATGAGTGGCAAGTCCACCTACCTCAAACAGGTGGCGCTGTGTCAGATCATGGCTCAAATAG GATCTTTCGTTCCGGCTGACTACGCCTCTTTTCGTGTTGCTGATCAGATCTTTACCAGAATTGGTGTCGACGATGATTTTGAAACTAACTCTTCCACcttcatgttggaaatgaaagaa ATCTCTTACATCATCCACAATGCAAGTGACAGGTCCCTGATCATCATAGATGAGCTGGGACGTGGTACCGGTGCTGAAGAGGGCATTGGCCTCTGTCACTCAGTGTGTGAGTTCCTCCTCGGTCTCAAG GCGTTCACCCTGTTTGCTACACACTTTCTTGAGCTGTGTCAACTGGAGTCTCTTTACCCAAACGTGGAGAACCAGCACATGGAGGTTCAGCACACGCGCAGTGTTGACACTGACGATGAGAGTGTGGTGTACACGTATCTGCTGAGTCGAGGATGCTCCGAGGAGAGGCACTATG GtctgagagcagcagaaatGACTGCCCTCCCTTCAAGTTTAATCCAAGAGGCAAAGATAATAGCCTCTAATGTCAGCCAGCAGCTCTTG GCCAAACATCATAGTGATCcagaaacacagaggcagagagctGTGTACCACCTGGCCACTCGCCTCCTGCAGGCTGCCAGGAACTCCAGACTGGACCCAGACAGCCTGCGGATGTATCTGAAAGGCCTGAGGAAGCAGTAtgaggcagagctgcaggccGCGGGGCAGCCAGAGTCAatggacacagaggaggagtga
- the msh4 gene encoding mutS protein homolog 4 isoform X5, with the protein MLTLDNSTEEVTTGGDASDSGQTWAASPVDRGGLNEATSHGPRSTSSISSGSSRQSLDGGCSSSGLRATLPPTGPGKLMEELAGQFHHGVAVGRINPSVVATTSDSSSFRSHVGTPRLRRTPGAAGTHPAQTPLTDHTAVVEGRGLARGEIGMASLNLKCPELVLCQFADTGTYAKVITKIHILVPLEILMPDTASEKGKGTKLFKLITENFPCVAFTAIQRKYFNERKGLEYIQQLCAPEFGTVLMEVQAKYYCLAAAAALLKYLEFIQNSVYAAKSLKVSFKGSEQTTMIDSASATNLELVVNNRDHRSEHSLLGVLNHTKTPGGARRLRSNILEPLVDVDTINIRLDAVHELLQDEDLFFGLKNAIGHFLDIDQLLSVLVQIPKQETVQVAEAKITHVIQLKHTLDLVPRLRMVLKNCNTALLKAYSTSLEDTRFDLILEQIKTVINDDTTYLKGSLNMRTQKCYAVRPNVNEFLDIARRAYTEIVDDIAGLVNQMGEKYGFPMRTSFSTARGFFIQMKLEGVVLPGGNLPPEFIKVSKLKNNYGFTTADLMKMNDRCDEALREIFHISYVVICQLLSTVHEHIHCLYKLSDAVSMLDMLLSLANACTISDYVRPEFTDTLAIKQGRHPILERMAGQQPVSNNSYISEGSNFVIITGPNMSGKSTYLKQVALCQIMAQIGSFVPADYASFRVADQIFTRIGVDDDFETNSSTFMLEMKEISYIIHNASDRSLIIIDELGRGTGAEEGIGLCHSVCEFLLGLKAFTLFATHFLELCQLESLYPNVENQHMEVQHTRSVDTDDESVVYTYLLSRGCSEERHYGLRAAEMTALPSSLIQEAKIIASNVSQQLLAKHHSDPETQRQRAVYHLATRLLQAARNSRLDPDSLRMYLKGLRKQYEAELQAAGQPESMDTEEE; encoded by the exons ATGCTAACATTAGACAA CAGCACGGAGGAGGTGACAACCGGCGGTGACGCCTCAGACAGCGGACAGACCTGGGCGGCGTCCCCGGTGGACAGAGGCGGACTGAACGAAGCCACCTCACACGGTCcccgctccacctcctccatctcctccggctcATCCCGTCAGAGTTTAGATGGAGGCTGCTCGAGCTCCGGCCTCAGAGCCACACTCCCTCCAACCGGCCCAGGTAAACTGATGGAGGAGTTAGCAG GTCAGTTTCATCATGGCGTCGCGGTGGGGAGGATAAATCCATCAGTGGTTGCAACCACTTCGGACAGCTCCTCCTTCCGCAGCCATGTAGGAACACCCAGACTGAGAAGGACCCCTGGGGCCGCAGGCACACATCCTGCACAGACACCACTTACTGATCACACTG CAGTGGTTGAAGGGCGTGGTTTGGCCAGGGGAGAGATCGGCATGGCCAGTCTCAACTTGAAATGTCCAGAGCTCGTACTTTGTCAGTTTGCAGACACTGGGACGTATGCCAAG GTCATAACCAAGATTCACATCCTGGTGCCTCTGGAGATACTGATGCCAGACACGGCGAGTGAGAAGGGAAAAGGGACCAAGCTGTTCAAACTCATCACTGAGAACTTTCCG tgtgttgctTTCACTGCGATCCAAAGGAAGTATTTCAATGAGAGAAAAGGACTGGAGTACATTCAGCAGCTGTGCGCTCCAGAATTTGGCACCGTCCTCATGGAAGTGCAAGCTAA ATATTATTGCctggcagctgcagctgctttgcTGAAATACTTAGAGTTCATCCAGAACTCTGTCTATGCTGCCAAGTCTCTTAAAGTGAGCTTTAAAGGGAGTGAGCAGACAACCATGATAGACTCAGCCTCTGCCACTAACTTGGAGCTGGTGGTCAATAACAGAGACCACAG GAGCGAACATTCTCTTTTAGGAGTGCTTAACCACACAAAAACCCCTGGTGGTGCTAGAAGACTACGCTCCAACATTCTGGAGCCTCTGGTCGATGTGGACACCATTAACATACGACTGGACGCTGTGCATGAGCTGCTACAGGACGAGGATCTCTTCTTCGGCCTGAAAAATG CCATCGGTCATTTCCTTGACATTGACCAGCTGCTCTCGGTTCTCGTCCAAATCCCAAAGCAGGAAACA GTTCAGGTTGCTGAAGCAAAGATCACACATGTCattcagctgaaacacacattGGATCTGGTGCCAAGGTTAAGG ATGGTGTTGAAGAACTGCAACACAGCTCTACTTAAAGCATACAGCACCTCACTGGAAGACACCAG GTTTGACTTGATCCTAGAGCAGATCAAGACAGTGATTAATGACGACACGACCTACCTGAAGGGGAGTCTGAACATGCGCACTCAGAAGTGTTACGCCGTGCGCCCCAATGTCAACGAGTTCCTCGACATTGCCCGCAGAGCCTACACCGAGATAGTGGACGACATTGCCG GGCTAGTGAACCAAATGGGGGAGAAATACGGCTTTCCAATGCGAACCAGCTTCAGCACAGCTCGAGGATTCTTCATCCAGATGAAGCTTGAAGGTGTGGTTCTGCCTGGAGGGAATCTGCCGCCAGAGTTCATCAAG GTTTCCAAGCTCAAGAACAACTACGGCTTCACCACTGCAGACCTGATGAAGATGAACGACCGCTGCGATGAGGCCCTGAGGGAGATCTTTCATATTTCTTATGT GGTGATATGTCAACTGCTGAGCACCGTCCACGAGCACATCCACTGTCTGTACAAGCTCTCTGATGCTGTCTCCATGCTGGACATGCTGCTGTCTCTGGCTAACGCATGCACCATCTCAGACTATG TGCGTCCAGAGTTCACAGACACTCTGGCAATAAAGCAGGGTCGTCACCCCATACTGGAGCGAATGGCTGGACAGCAGCCTGTATCGAACAATAGTTACATCTCCGAGGGCAGCAACTTTGTCATCATCACTGGACCCAACATGAGTGGCAAGTCCACCTACCTCAAACAGGTGGCGCTGTGTCAGATCATGGCTCAAATAG GATCTTTCGTTCCGGCTGACTACGCCTCTTTTCGTGTTGCTGATCAGATCTTTACCAGAATTGGTGTCGACGATGATTTTGAAACTAACTCTTCCACcttcatgttggaaatgaaagaa ATCTCTTACATCATCCACAATGCAAGTGACAGGTCCCTGATCATCATAGATGAGCTGGGACGTGGTACCGGTGCTGAAGAGGGCATTGGCCTCTGTCACTCAGTGTGTGAGTTCCTCCTCGGTCTCAAG GCGTTCACCCTGTTTGCTACACACTTTCTTGAGCTGTGTCAACTGGAGTCTCTTTACCCAAACGTGGAGAACCAGCACATGGAGGTTCAGCACACGCGCAGTGTTGACACTGACGATGAGAGTGTGGTGTACACGTATCTGCTGAGTCGAGGATGCTCCGAGGAGAGGCACTATG GtctgagagcagcagaaatGACTGCCCTCCCTTCAAGTTTAATCCAAGAGGCAAAGATAATAGCCTCTAATGTCAGCCAGCAGCTCTTG GCCAAACATCATAGTGATCcagaaacacagaggcagagagctGTGTACCACCTGGCCACTCGCCTCCTGCAGGCTGCCAGGAACTCCAGACTGGACCCAGACAGCCTGCGGATGTATCTGAAAGGCCTGAGGAAGCAGTAtgaggcagagctgcaggccGCGGGGCAGCCAGAGTCAatggacacagaggaggagtga